One segment of Bradyrhizobium sp. WD16 DNA contains the following:
- the ybaK gene encoding Cys-tRNA(Pro) deacylase encodes MAQSTPATLFLRDKSIAFELRGYDYDPGAERVGLQAAEALGEAPQRVLKTLIVKVDGKPACIVLASDREASMKKVAGAFGGKSAAMMPVGDAERLTGYKVGGVSPFGQKRRLPTIVDDSALGEPYVYVNGGQRGLQIRLTPADLVRAAEAKTAAIVA; translated from the coding sequence ATGGCCCAATCGACTCCGGCAACGCTGTTCCTGCGCGACAAGTCCATCGCCTTCGAGTTGCGCGGCTATGACTACGATCCCGGCGCCGAGCGGGTCGGGCTGCAGGCGGCGGAAGCGCTCGGCGAGGCGCCGCAGCGGGTGCTCAAGACCCTGATCGTCAAGGTCGACGGCAAGCCGGCGTGCATCGTGCTGGCCTCCGACAGGGAAGCCAGCATGAAGAAGGTCGCCGGCGCCTTCGGCGGCAAGAGCGCGGCGATGATGCCGGTGGGCGATGCCGAGCGCCTCACCGGCTACAAGGTCGGCGGCGTCAGCCCGTTCGGCCAGAAGCGGCGGCTGCCGACCATCGTCGACGACAGCGCGCTCGGCGAGCCCTATGTCTACGTCAATGGCGGCCAGCGCGGGCTGCAGATCAGGCTCACCCCCGCGGACCTGGTGCGCGCCGCGGAGGCGAAGACGGCGGCGATCGTCGCGTGA
- a CDS encoding NAD(P)-dependent alcohol dehydrogenase — protein sequence MTATVAAPERRRVYRLIPAEHGHRLTRQEDAVPRPAGREVLVRIRAASLNYRDLMVRRGQLGEVRDGLIPLSDGAGEVVAVGSEVTQWRAGDRVAPLFYPLWTAGKYREAYGPSALGGGNSDGVLADVIAVPEASLVRVPDTLDFAEAATLPCAALTAWQALVVRGGVAAGDTVLVQGTGGVALFGLQIATALGARVIVLSSSDDKRERASRLGAFATVNYRTTPDWDIEVRKLTDGLGVSHLLELGGPGTFDRSLRAIRAGGHIAQIGVFTGFGPQSNLMRLQLINASIDGINVGSGEQFAAMNSFIAGRGLKPVIDRSFAFDEAEAAYAHLASGQHFGKVVIRF from the coding sequence GTGACTGCAACCGTGGCTGCGCCAGAGCGGCGTCGCGTCTACCGGCTGATCCCGGCCGAGCATGGTCATCGTCTGACGCGGCAGGAGGACGCGGTGCCGCGCCCTGCCGGGCGAGAGGTGCTGGTGCGGATCAGGGCCGCCAGCCTCAATTATCGCGACCTCATGGTGCGGCGCGGCCAGCTCGGCGAGGTGCGTGACGGCCTGATCCCGCTGTCCGACGGTGCCGGCGAGGTGGTGGCCGTGGGCAGCGAAGTGACGCAGTGGCGCGCCGGCGACCGGGTCGCGCCGCTGTTCTATCCGCTATGGACGGCGGGCAAATATCGCGAGGCCTATGGCCCTTCGGCGCTCGGCGGCGGCAACAGCGACGGCGTGCTCGCCGATGTCATCGCCGTTCCCGAAGCCTCGCTGGTGCGCGTCCCCGATACGCTCGATTTCGCCGAGGCGGCGACCTTGCCCTGCGCGGCGCTCACCGCCTGGCAAGCGCTGGTGGTGCGTGGCGGCGTCGCGGCGGGCGATACCGTGCTGGTGCAGGGCACCGGCGGCGTCGCGTTATTCGGGTTGCAGATCGCGACCGCGCTGGGCGCGCGGGTCATCGTGCTGTCGTCGTCGGACGACAAGCGCGAGCGGGCGTCGCGGCTCGGCGCCTTCGCCACGGTGAATTACCGCACCACGCCGGACTGGGACATCGAGGTCCGCAAGCTCACCGACGGGCTCGGCGTCTCGCACCTTCTGGAGCTTGGCGGCCCGGGCACCTTCGACCGCTCGCTGCGCGCCATCCGCGCCGGCGGCCATATCGCCCAGATCGGCGTCTTCACCGGCTTCGGGCCGCAATCGAACCTGATGCGCCTGCAGCTGATCAATGCCAGCATCGACGGCATCAATGTCGGCTCCGGCGAGCAGTTCGCGGCCATGAACAGCTTCATCGCCGGCCGCGGCCTCAAGCCGGTGATCGACCGCAGCTTCGCCTTCGACGAAGCCGAAGCGGCCTACGCCCATCTCGCCTCGGGCCAGCACTTCGGCAAGGTGGTGATCCGGTTCTGA
- a CDS encoding TetR/AcrR family transcriptional regulator, whose translation MKTETKRPRGRPRVLDRDQALEAALQLFWRRGYEGTSVAELTAAMGVTPPSLYAAFGSKDALYREALDRYGASHGAFTRRALAEEPTARAAIERILRDAVSVYCAGPQPRGCMLATGALTCSPEHQEVAADLARRRLAGIAALRARFDRAMAEGELAPATDTAALAAYYGAVIQGISIQARDGVPRKVLQAVARAALEGWPGPTGAPA comes from the coding sequence ATGAAAACAGAGACCAAGCGTCCGCGCGGCCGGCCGCGCGTGCTCGACCGCGACCAGGCGCTGGAGGCGGCGCTGCAACTGTTCTGGCGCCGCGGCTACGAGGGCACGTCGGTCGCCGAATTGACCGCGGCCATGGGCGTCACCCCGCCGAGCCTCTATGCCGCGTTCGGCAGCAAGGACGCGCTCTATCGCGAGGCGCTGGACCGCTATGGCGCCTCGCATGGCGCTTTCACCAGACGCGCGCTCGCCGAGGAGCCGACCGCGCGCGCCGCGATCGAGCGCATCCTTCGCGACGCGGTCAGCGTCTATTGCGCGGGCCCGCAACCGCGCGGCTGCATGCTGGCGACCGGCGCCCTGACCTGCTCGCCCGAACACCAGGAGGTCGCCGCCGACCTCGCCCGCCGCCGCCTCGCCGGGATCGCGGCGCTGCGCGCCCGCTTCGACCGCGCCATGGCCGAGGGCGAACTCGCGCCCGCGACGGATACCGCCGCGCTCGCCGCCTATTATGGCGCGGTGATCCAGGGGATCTCGATCCAGGCGCGTGACGGCGTGCCGCGCAAGGTGCTGCAGGCGGTGGCGCGCGCGGCGCTGGAAGGCTGGCCCGGGCCGACCGGCGCGCCGGCCTGA
- a CDS encoding ketopantoate reductase family protein, protein MARNILILGASYGSLLGTKLLMADHNVTLVCRKKTAELINRDGTEVRIKLRDEAMHRAVFSRDLPGTLDATTPGDVDISRYDLVALAMQEPQYTNHTVRALMVKIAEARLPCLSIMNMPPLPYLKRIPALADMDLEEAYTNAQVWERFKPGLVTLCSPDPQAFRPPEEAANVLHVGLPTNFKSAIFADDEHNKLLRQLEADIDAVTLDGRDVPVKLKVFDSLFVPLAKWSMLLTGNYRCITPHEPRSIRDAVHGDLKLSQAIYDHVDAIARRLGADPKDQVPFEKYAKAAESLLKPSSAARAVAAGAPFIERVDLLVKLISHQLDVPNAEIDRTVEIVDQKLNERIVVGGSGAS, encoded by the coding sequence ATGGCGCGCAATATTCTGATCCTCGGAGCCTCGTACGGCTCGTTGCTGGGAACAAAGCTGCTGATGGCGGATCACAACGTGACCCTGGTCTGCCGCAAGAAGACCGCCGAACTGATCAATCGCGACGGCACCGAAGTTCGCATCAAGCTGCGTGACGAGGCGATGCACCGGGCGGTCTTCTCGCGCGACCTGCCCGGGACCCTGGACGCGACGACGCCCGGTGACGTCGACATTTCCCGTTATGATCTGGTTGCTCTTGCCATGCAGGAGCCGCAATACACCAACCATACCGTCCGGGCGCTGATGGTCAAAATCGCCGAGGCGAGGTTGCCTTGCCTCTCGATCATGAACATGCCGCCCCTGCCCTATCTCAAACGGATCCCGGCATTGGCGGACATGGACCTCGAGGAGGCCTATACCAATGCCCAGGTGTGGGAGCGGTTCAAGCCGGGACTGGTGACGCTCTGCTCGCCCGATCCGCAGGCCTTCCGTCCGCCGGAAGAAGCCGCGAACGTCCTGCATGTCGGCCTGCCGACGAACTTCAAGTCTGCGATCTTTGCCGATGACGAACACAACAAGCTGCTTCGGCAGCTCGAAGCGGACATCGACGCGGTGACGCTGGATGGCCGTGATGTTCCGGTGAAGCTCAAAGTGTTCGATTCGCTGTTCGTCCCGCTGGCCAAATGGTCGATGCTGCTGACCGGGAATTATCGCTGCATCACGCCTCACGAGCCGCGCTCGATCCGCGACGCCGTGCACGGCGACCTGAAGCTCTCGCAGGCGATCTACGACCATGTCGACGCCATCGCCCGGCGCCTGGGGGCCGACCCGAAGGATCAGGTTCCTTTCGAGAAATATGCCAAGGCGGCTGAGAGCCTGCTCAAACCCTCGTCGGCGGCGCGGGCGGTGGCCGCCGGAGCGCCGTTCATCGAGCGGGTCGATCTGCTGGTGAAGCTGATCTCGCACCAGCTTGACGTGCCCAATGCCGAGATCGACCGTACCGTCGAGATCGTGGATCAGAAACTGAATGAGCGGATCGTGGTCGGCGGATCCGGCGCGTCGTGA
- a CDS encoding pyridoxal-phosphate dependent enzyme — MPLHLETPVLESRPLASAAGRPIWLKMDALQPCGSFKIRGIGAVCQYHAQKGKRRFISSSGGNAGIAVAYAGRRLTVAVTVFVPETTTELAKSLIRQEGAEVVVHGASWQEANERALQAVDRETAFIHPFDDPIMWTGHATMIDEVVEAGVSFDVVVLSVGGGGLLSGVAEGLVRNGLEDVPIIAAETEGAASLAASMKAGKLVELPAITSIATSLGARKVSGRAFEIARTRPVESVVVSDRSALESCMRFMDDHRVVVEPACGAALSIAYSHSDRLARYEQVLIIACGGATTSVEKLMSLSRDMAPPQKS, encoded by the coding sequence ATGCCGCTCCATCTCGAAACCCCTGTTCTTGAATCGCGGCCACTTGCTTCGGCGGCTGGCCGACCAATATGGCTGAAGATGGATGCGCTGCAACCGTGCGGTTCGTTCAAGATCCGGGGGATTGGCGCGGTCTGTCAATATCACGCCCAGAAGGGGAAGCGGCGCTTCATATCTTCTTCCGGGGGTAACGCAGGCATCGCGGTTGCGTATGCCGGCCGCCGTCTCACGGTCGCGGTGACTGTTTTCGTTCCTGAAACCACAACGGAACTGGCGAAGTCGCTCATCCGGCAGGAAGGTGCTGAAGTCGTCGTCCATGGCGCATCCTGGCAAGAGGCCAATGAGCGCGCGCTCCAAGCAGTCGATCGCGAAACTGCGTTCATACACCCTTTCGATGACCCGATCATGTGGACCGGGCATGCGACAATGATTGACGAGGTCGTCGAGGCTGGCGTGTCTTTCGACGTCGTGGTTCTCTCGGTCGGCGGGGGTGGCCTTCTGTCCGGCGTAGCGGAGGGGCTGGTTCGGAACGGACTTGAGGACGTTCCGATCATTGCCGCCGAGACAGAGGGCGCGGCCTCGTTGGCGGCGTCGATGAAGGCAGGAAAGTTAGTCGAACTGCCGGCGATCACCAGCATCGCGACGTCACTGGGCGCTCGAAAGGTTAGTGGGCGTGCGTTCGAAATCGCGCGAACACGTCCCGTAGAAAGCGTCGTGGTAAGTGACAGATCCGCACTTGAGTCCTGCATGCGGTTCATGGATGACCATCGCGTCGTCGTGGAGCCAGCCTGCGGCGCAGCACTGTCGATTGCCTATTCGCACTCGGATCGGTTGGCTCGCTATGAGCAAGTTCTGATTATCGCTTGCGGCGGAGCGACGACTTCAGTCGAAAAATTGATGAGCCTCTCCCGCGACATGGCTCCGCCGCAGAAATCCTGA
- a CDS encoding helix-turn-helix domain-containing protein, which yields MRRPWTGARLPSLTFSGAQLTPPVSWNPGETFTIVIVFYPDAFSALSGLDLSKFTGRTTAAEEVLPERILEPCRSFIEDVHRQGVENAFSALEDKIETLLAGTHLAGSRPARWINDWSSSLVRRAALTGLGRSTRQIARRVRSWTGVSERDLHGLGHTETLYARFLEAIEAGDLDWAGLAAAAGFSDQAHMIRQMRRHTGFTPEQFRRNAAQDEAFWGYRLLGQHFTTSK from the coding sequence ATGAGGCGCCCCTGGACCGGAGCAAGGCTTCCCAGCCTCACCTTCTCCGGCGCACAACTCACGCCCCCGGTCAGCTGGAATCCCGGCGAGACCTTTACGATCGTGATCGTGTTTTACCCGGACGCGTTTTCCGCGTTAAGCGGACTAGACTTGAGCAAGTTCACGGGGCGCACGACAGCGGCGGAAGAGGTCCTGCCGGAACGGATCCTTGAGCCTTGCCGCAGCTTCATCGAGGACGTTCACCGCCAAGGGGTCGAAAACGCCTTCTCGGCGCTTGAAGACAAGATCGAGACCCTGCTGGCCGGCACCCACCTGGCCGGGAGCCGCCCGGCGAGATGGATCAACGACTGGAGCAGCAGCCTCGTCCGCCGGGCCGCGCTCACCGGTCTCGGCCGCAGCACGCGGCAGATCGCCCGGCGGGTCAGATCCTGGACCGGCGTCAGCGAGCGAGACCTGCACGGCCTCGGGCACACGGAAACTCTTTACGCCAGATTTCTGGAGGCCATCGAGGCCGGCGACCTCGACTGGGCCGGGCTTGCCGCAGCGGCAGGATTTTCCGATCAGGCCCACATGATCAGACAGATGCGGCGGCACACCGGCTTCACGCCGGAGCAGTTCCGCCGGAACGCCGCGCAGGACGAAGCCTTCTGGGGCTACCGGCTCCTCGGGCAGCATTTCACGACGTCGAAATGA
- a CDS encoding glycosyltransferase family A protein, whose product MFSREWRGSVDVVIPCHNAATTVAGAVSSALSQAACRRVIVVDDGSKDDTRSIIIRIAELNPTRVLALSSTDNRGPARARNCGVRESDSGLVAFLDADDVYEHQALDAPAIALQELKEFSLVRLSLKPAGAEIPYAAHPDFGRAWRTLEMTVAGNIVIRREILDQAGGFPEDPVFRQFGGEDGALSLGLAATCRVGTLFDQPGVLYAYRPRAHAEQLFRSVLFGENPPGLLAALPRADAIRRSIEERLRKLDVPTRGSPGIAPVLVQWG is encoded by the coding sequence ATGTTTTCGCGCGAATGGAGAGGTTCAGTCGACGTTGTCATTCCTTGCCACAACGCTGCAACGACTGTTGCGGGCGCAGTATCGAGCGCGCTTTCGCAGGCGGCCTGTCGGCGCGTTATTGTCGTCGACGACGGGTCGAAGGATGATACTCGGTCGATCATCATCAGAATTGCCGAATTGAACCCGACGCGAGTTCTGGCCCTTTCATCAACGGACAATCGTGGGCCGGCGCGAGCGAGGAATTGCGGGGTGAGAGAATCCGACAGCGGCTTGGTGGCATTTCTTGACGCCGACGACGTCTACGAGCACCAGGCACTCGACGCACCCGCGATAGCGCTGCAGGAACTGAAAGAGTTCTCGTTGGTGCGGCTGTCGTTGAAACCGGCAGGAGCCGAGATCCCCTATGCGGCGCACCCGGATTTTGGTCGCGCGTGGCGCACCCTGGAGATGACGGTCGCTGGAAATATCGTGATTCGCCGGGAGATCCTGGATCAGGCTGGAGGATTCCCGGAGGATCCTGTTTTCAGGCAGTTTGGCGGCGAGGATGGAGCACTGAGCCTCGGATTGGCGGCGACATGTCGTGTCGGAACGTTGTTCGATCAGCCAGGCGTATTGTATGCCTATCGGCCACGCGCTCACGCCGAGCAGCTATTTCGATCGGTATTATTCGGAGAAAATCCACCCGGACTGCTCGCGGCATTACCACGCGCAGACGCTATTCGAAGATCCATCGAAGAGCGATTGAGGAAACTCGACGTACCGACGCGCGGTTCGCCGGGAATTGCTCCGGTTTTAGTTCAATGGGGCTAG
- a CDS encoding ATP-binding protein, protein MTVAIEMGHTTAGASATLDLEELLATRLLVQGNSGSGKSHLLRRLLEQSAPWVQQAIIDPEGDFVTLTDHFGHLVIDAEGHTERALQAAGERARVHRVSTVLNLEGLDAENQMRRAAAFLGGLFEVARDHWYPMLVVVDEAQLFAPAIAGEVSDEARKLSLGAMTNLMCRGRKRGLAGIVATQRLAKLAKNVAAEASNFLMGRTFLDIDMARAADLLGMERRQADAFRDLERGQFMALGPALSRRPLGLRIGPTETRPRNATPRLLPLPEATIEDARAIILADPPPENNRPQRRPSPDLLGQLMAAKSAALEVRPEPVEQPLSAEQLTERRERLDRILRAVLAEPDASFRAIGVLYQEFVVRGRIEGLGAAVPDLGDFRRLLTRARAGLATDMAEDDAWQDVSLRAAILPEDMQGVFMMIAHAAKDGRPCPGDAAIARAYGTHSLGRARRVLTYIEEQGLIVCQLDGAGRRIVTLVELAWATAPGDPNAEELLLPSN, encoded by the coding sequence ATGACCGTTGCGATCGAGATGGGACACACAACGGCAGGCGCCTCGGCGACTCTGGACCTCGAGGAACTGCTGGCGACCCGGCTGCTGGTGCAGGGCAATTCGGGCTCCGGCAAATCCCATCTGCTGCGCCGGCTGCTGGAACAGAGTGCCCCCTGGGTGCAGCAGGCCATCATCGATCCCGAAGGCGATTTCGTAACGCTGACCGACCATTTCGGCCACCTCGTGATCGATGCCGAGGGCCATACCGAGCGGGCCCTGCAGGCCGCCGGCGAGCGGGCACGCGTCCATCGCGTCTCCACGGTGCTCAATCTCGAGGGGCTCGACGCCGAGAACCAGATGCGCCGCGCCGCAGCCTTTCTCGGCGGTCTCTTCGAGGTCGCGCGCGACCACTGGTATCCGATGCTGGTGGTGGTGGATGAGGCACAGCTCTTCGCCCCGGCAATCGCCGGGGAGGTTTCGGACGAGGCGCGCAAGCTCTCTCTCGGGGCCATGACCAACCTGATGTGCCGTGGCCGCAAACGCGGGCTCGCGGGGATCGTCGCAACCCAGCGACTGGCGAAGCTCGCCAAGAACGTCGCCGCCGAGGCTTCCAATTTCCTCATGGGCCGAACCTTCCTCGACATCGACATGGCGCGCGCCGCCGACCTGCTGGGCATGGAGCGGCGACAGGCCGATGCCTTCCGGGACCTGGAGCGCGGGCAATTCATGGCGCTGGGCCCCGCCCTCTCCCGCCGTCCCCTGGGGCTGCGCATCGGTCCGACGGAGACACGGCCGCGCAATGCGACCCCGCGACTTCTGCCGCTGCCTGAAGCGACGATCGAGGACGCACGCGCCATCATCCTGGCAGACCCGCCACCGGAGAATAACCGGCCTCAGCGCCGGCCGTCGCCAGACCTCCTCGGCCAGCTCATGGCGGCGAAGTCCGCGGCGCTGGAAGTCCGTCCCGAACCGGTGGAGCAGCCACTCAGCGCCGAGCAACTGACGGAGCGACGTGAGCGGCTCGACCGCATCCTGCGCGCCGTCCTGGCGGAACCCGACGCGAGCTTCCGGGCCATCGGCGTCCTGTATCAGGAGTTCGTGGTCCGCGGCCGAATCGAGGGCCTCGGTGCGGCCGTGCCGGACCTCGGCGATTTCCGTCGCCTGCTGACGCGCGCCCGCGCCGGGCTCGCCACCGACATGGCGGAGGATGACGCGTGGCAGGATGTCTCGCTTCGCGCCGCCATCCTGCCCGAGGACATGCAGGGGGTCTTCATGATGATCGCCCACGCGGCGAAGGACGGGCGACCCTGCCCGGGCGATGCAGCGATTGCGCGCGCCTACGGCACACACTCGCTGGGCCGTGCGCGGCGTGTGCTGACCTACATCGAGGAACAGGGCCTCATCGTTTGCCAGCTTGACGGAGCCGGTCGGCGGATCGTGACACTCGTCGAACTGGCCTGGGCGACGGCACCGGGCGATCCGAATGCCGAGGAACTGCTGCTGCCATCGAACTGA
- a CDS encoding DUF1127 domain-containing protein: MPSQQTNLPSETGRDAAGLHLEPAIALVKDASGDACAAAPPDASIAALTDAFSEKEAGPPAASTRSVLSLLERYWRAFQERRQRDRLRVSLHDLSDRELMDIGLTAGDIDYIVAHRTIEARRWTTHLWLTRGVM, translated from the coding sequence ATGCCATCCCAACAGACGAATCTCCCATCCGAGACCGGACGCGATGCCGCAGGGCTCCACCTCGAACCCGCCATCGCCTTGGTGAAAGACGCCAGCGGCGACGCTTGCGCCGCGGCGCCCCCCGATGCCTCCATCGCAGCGCTGACAGACGCTTTCTCGGAAAAGGAAGCAGGACCACCAGCCGCATCGACGCGGAGCGTCTTGAGTTTACTCGAGAGATATTGGCGTGCGTTTCAGGAAAGGCGCCAACGCGACAGGTTGCGCGTGAGCTTGCACGACCTGAGTGACAGAGAGCTGATGGATATCGGCCTGACAGCCGGTGACATCGACTACATCGTCGCCCATCGAACTATTGAGGCTCGGAGATGGACGACGCATCTATGGCTCACGCGTGGCGTGATGTAA
- the soxR gene encoding redox-sensitive transcriptional activator SoxR: MSRKASVPASELTVGEVARRAGVAVSALHFYEAEGLIRSRRTAGNQRRYPRGVLRRISVIKVAQRAGVPLREIAEVLKALPGDRPPTAADWARMSRRWKDDLDGRIAQLTALRDQLQDCIGCGCLSLSDCPLRNPADRLAKQGAGPVLIAPG; encoded by the coding sequence ATGTCGCGCAAAGCCTCCGTACCGGCCAGCGAACTCACTGTCGGCGAAGTCGCCCGCCGCGCCGGTGTCGCGGTGTCGGCACTGCATTTCTACGAGGCCGAGGGGCTGATCCGCAGCCGCCGCACCGCCGGCAACCAGCGCCGCTATCCGCGTGGCGTGCTGCGGCGGATCTCCGTCATCAAGGTGGCGCAGCGCGCCGGCGTGCCGCTGCGCGAGATCGCCGAGGTCCTCAAGGCGTTGCCGGGGGATCGTCCGCCGACGGCGGCGGACTGGGCGCGGATGTCGCGGCGCTGGAAGGACGATCTCGACGGCCGCATCGCGCAGCTCACGGCGTTGCGCGATCAGCTGCAGGACTGCATCGGCTGCGGCTGCCTGTCCTTGAGCGATTGTCCCTTGCGCAATCCGGCCGATCGCCTGGCGAAGCAGGGGGCGGGGCCGGTGTTGATCGCTCCCGGCTAA
- a CDS encoding antibiotic biosynthesis monooxygenase yields the protein MTLRPEIPVTHINVFTPNPGMMDQFVAAQLDGLPKFGAIPGSRGSHFYCADDRSCAVLVTHWDNEAAHRRFMESESFARHRARLLPLIARSEGRYHRLLFTRAPAAVADATPVLI from the coding sequence ATGACTCTCCGTCCCGAAATCCCCGTCACCCACATCAACGTCTTCACGCCGAACCCCGGCATGATGGATCAGTTCGTCGCCGCCCAGCTCGACGGCCTGCCGAAATTCGGCGCCATTCCCGGCTCGCGCGGGTCTCATTTCTACTGCGCCGACGACCGCAGCTGCGCTGTGCTGGTGACCCATTGGGACAATGAGGCCGCTCATCGCCGCTTCATGGAGTCTGAGTCCTTCGCCCGCCATCGCGCCAGGCTGCTGCCGCTGATCGCCCGCAGCGAAGGCCGATATCACCGATTGCTATTCACCCGCGCGCCGGCTGCCGTCGCGGACGCCACGCCCGTGCTGATCTGA
- a CDS encoding DUF2846 domain-containing protein, translating into MGSKIGALPLLLVGFLLASCASPRGLDEPPLQTPALKPGYGRVYFTRPGDFGGSAIQPEIRMNNEVVGRSVPGGFSYVDRPPGRYAVTTTTEVENAVTFQLAAGETKYIKTSVTPGILVGHVTPTLEFPEQGQSDIGRLRYVGRPF; encoded by the coding sequence ATGGGGTCAAAAATCGGGGCGCTGCCGCTTTTGCTCGTCGGATTTTTGCTGGCGAGTTGCGCAAGTCCACGTGGCCTCGATGAACCTCCCTTGCAGACCCCGGCATTGAAGCCGGGTTACGGCCGTGTCTACTTCACCCGGCCCGGCGATTTTGGCGGATCGGCTATTCAGCCCGAGATTCGGATGAACAATGAAGTCGTCGGCCGATCTGTGCCCGGCGGGTTCTCTTATGTCGACCGCCCCCCGGGGAGATACGCCGTGACAACGACAACCGAGGTCGAAAATGCGGTTACGTTCCAGTTGGCAGCGGGCGAGACGAAGTACATCAAGACATCAGTGACACCCGGCATACTCGTCGGCCATGTCACGCCGACGCTCGAATTCCCCGAGCAGGGGCAATCCGACATCGGCCGCCTCAGGTACGTCGGCCGCCCATTCTGA
- a CDS encoding PadR family transcriptional regulator produces the protein MLTNAEFALLSLLAEAPLHGYGLERLIEARGMRQWTALGFSSIYFLLKKLASRGLVALERPAGAGRRVRRVYRLTEAGARAHRDEARRALAQPETLHPSILLGLANWPALPPRQARAALDERAAALAHRLAELEGRRAAQQPLPPFVAAMFDYSAAMIAAERAWLDNARDQLTEGHGGQD, from the coding sequence ATGCTCACCAACGCCGAATTCGCACTCCTGTCGCTGCTCGCCGAGGCGCCGCTGCACGGCTACGGCCTCGAGCGGCTCATCGAGGCGCGCGGCATGCGGCAATGGACCGCGCTCGGCTTCTCCTCGATCTATTTCCTGCTGAAGAAACTCGCCTCCCGCGGCCTCGTCGCGCTGGAACGGCCGGCCGGGGCGGGCCGGCGGGTGCGGCGGGTCTACCGCCTGACCGAGGCGGGCGCACGCGCCCACCGCGATGAAGCCCGCCGTGCGCTTGCCCAACCCGAGACGCTGCACCCGTCCATCCTGCTCGGCCTCGCCAACTGGCCGGCGCTGCCGCCGCGACAGGCCCGTGCCGCGCTCGACGAACGTGCCGCGGCACTTGCCCACAGGCTTGCCGAACTCGAAGGACGCCGCGCCGCCCAGCAGCCGCTGCCGCCGTTCGTCGCCGCGATGTTCGATTACAGCGCGGCGATGATCGCGGCGGAGCGCGCCTGGCTCGACAACGCACGCGATCAGCTGACGGAGGGCCATGGTGGACAAGATTGA
- a CDS encoding PaaI family thioesterase, whose protein sequence is MNLLTRLSEARLPFAELLGIELVSAEPDRIVAEMTVRPDLCTRPDVLHGGAVMAFADTLGALATIANLKDGAGTTTIESKTNFIGPAPVGSRITGETTPVHRGRRTMVWQTKVTTAEGKLVALVVQTQLVL, encoded by the coding sequence ATGAACCTGCTCACCCGCCTCAGCGAGGCGCGACTGCCGTTCGCCGAACTGCTCGGCATCGAGCTCGTCAGCGCCGAGCCCGACCGGATCGTTGCCGAGATGACGGTGCGGCCCGATCTCTGCACCCGGCCGGATGTGCTTCACGGCGGCGCCGTCATGGCGTTCGCCGATACCCTTGGCGCGCTCGCCACCATCGCCAATCTCAAGGACGGCGCCGGCACGACCACGATCGAGAGCAAGACCAATTTCATCGGCCCGGCGCCGGTCGGCAGCCGCATCACCGGCGAGACCACGCCGGTGCATCGCGGCCGGCGCACCATGGTCTGGCAGACCAAGGTAACGACCGCCGAGGGCAAGCTCGTCGCGCTGGTGGTGCAGACCCAGCTCGTGCTCTGA
- a CDS encoding Rieske 2Fe-2S domain-containing protein, giving the protein MFTRVCKAETVPEGGMRLVIVDARLIILACPEGGDDLRAFQGVCPHSNSPLSEADFDGRVLTCPVHGWTWDLTSGAPIEPQESALAEYPVKVEDGSVYIDVEGVVPLFAAP; this is encoded by the coding sequence ATGTTCACCCGCGTGTGCAAGGCCGAAACGGTGCCCGAAGGCGGCATGCGCCTCGTTATCGTCGACGCCCGGCTCATTATTCTTGCCTGCCCCGAGGGTGGCGATGATTTGAGGGCGTTCCAGGGCGTCTGTCCGCACAGCAATTCGCCGCTGTCCGAGGCGGATTTCGATGGTCGCGTCTTGACCTGTCCGGTTCACGGCTGGACCTGGGACCTCACCAGCGGTGCGCCGATCGAGCCGCAGGAGAGCGCATTGGCCGAATATCCCGTCAAGGTCGAGGACGGCAGCGTCTATATCGATGTCGAGGGCGTCGTGCCGCTGTTCGCGGCGCCTTGA